From Antennarius striatus isolate MH-2024 chromosome 9, ASM4005453v1, whole genome shotgun sequence, one genomic window encodes:
- the LOC137601565 gene encoding C-X-C chemokine receptor type 3-like, translating into MAVISLTGEDLRDVFDIFDNYSDYNSTYDPDKGNICDPSPNMNFEAVFIPLLYSVMFILGVLGNGLLLGVLVQCWKNWSVTDKFILHLGVADVLLLLTLPFWAAQAAQKQGWTFGTPLCKIAGAVFTINFYCGIFLLACISLERYMSIVHATQMYSRRRPLVVQLSCLAVWLFSLLLSLPDWIFLEAMKDDRRDTTECIPNYLKFVSLSEEEQSYSEDTKNVFQSVVDWRLASRLLYHIVGFLLPSSVLIFCYSCILQRLRCSTQGIQKQKAFRVIVAVVVVFFVCWTPYNITLIVDTLHSNNNSETCGVRSSLQKAKAITSTLGYLHCSLNPILYAFVGVKFRRQLLDILRLMGCKVKTSVHSTVSSRRSSMWTESAETSNSIAI; encoded by the exons ATGGCGGTCATTTCACTGACCGGTGAAGACCTCAGGGATGTTTTTGATATATTTGACAACTACTCTGATTACAACAGCACATATGACCCTGATAAGGGTAACATATGTGACCCAAGCCCGAATATGAATTTTGAGGCAGTGTTCATCCCACTTCTGTACTCAGTGATGTTCATCCTTGGCGTCCTGGGAAACGGACTGCTGCTAGGGGTTCTGGTTCAGTGCTGGAAGAACTGGAGTGTAACTGACAAATTTATCCTTCACCTGGGCGTGGCAGATGTGTTGCTACTACTGACTCTGCCCTTTTGGGCAGCACAGGCTGCTCAAAAGCAAGGGTGGACCTTTGGCACTCCACTCTGCAAGATCGCTGGAGCTGTTTTTACG ATCAACTTCTACTGTGGGATCTTTCTCCTGGCCTGCATCAGTCTGGAACGCTACATGTCCATCGTCCATGCTACTCAGATGTACTCACGCAGGAGGCCCTTGGTTGTTCAGCTGAGCTGCTTGGCTGTGTGGCTCTTTTCCTTGCTCCTCTCCTTACCCGACTGGATCTTTCTAGAAGCTATGAAGGATGACAGAAGAGACACAACAGAGTGCATTCCAAACTACTTAAAGTTTGTCTCTCTGTCAGAGGAGGAGCAATCTTATTCAGAAGATACTAAGAATGTCTTTCAGTCTGTAGTTGACTGGCGACTGGCATCACGGCTGCTCTACCACATTGTGGGCTTCTTGCTGCCTTCATCTGTCCTGATCTTCTGTTACTCCTGCATCCTGCAAAGGCTGCGCTGCAGCACCCAGGGCATCCAAAAGCAAAAAGCTTTCAGGGTCATCGTGGCTGTGGTGGTGGTCTTCTTTGTCTGCTGGACACCATACAACATCACACTCATAGTGGATACGCTTCATTCCAATAATAACAGTGAAACTTGCGGAGTGAGATCATCTCTGCAGAAAGCCAAGGCTATAACATCCACCCTGGGTTACCTCCACTGCAGCCTCAATCCCATCCTCTATGCCTTTGTGGGCGTGAAGTTCCGACGTCAGCTCTTAGATATCCTAAGGTTGATGGGTTGCAAAGTGAAGACCAGTGTCCACTCAACTGTCAGTAGCAGGAGAAGCTCCATGTGGACTGAGTCTGCTGAAACTTCCAACTCCATTGCTATCTAA
- the trim35-28 gene encoding tripartite motif containing 35-28: protein MADGMSEEMPEDPLPLQQDLTCPVCRAIFRDPVLLPCTHTFCRECLQSSLRFSRRCPLCREEFEEGHDISNRALSSACETFLKHSSRVPSRRPEDSCELHCKPLELYCEKDETPVCVDCVTQHNTHKLWSLKEGAPMCKNELSFKVKIFEKKVESYKKITHKLNDAMEYVKYQAGEAEKRIKAEFERLYKVLITEEALRLKALANEEEQKVAEIQKLIENTNKDIEALSKLVDTLKKEIGNEDLPFLRNFQHLKRKAQWTDEEPCLSDDSLLDMGKHVGALSFQIWKNMQSHVEYYPVVLNPNTASPWLCLNGDLTSVKENPERLTTPDNPERFDPCVFVLGAEGYTSGRHRWDVIVNDIPKWIVGVCKESVARKKKFTLSTNRGVWCMGLSKGVYSALTPERTELQVQQRPERIRIKLNIDKGEVSFYNGGTGQHLVTLTHQFREKLFPIFGPGLHTKPMILAPGKISIHT from the exons ATGGCTGACGGTATGAGTGAAGAGATGCCGGAAGATCCCCTTCCACTCCAGCAGGACCTGACCTGTCCTGTGTGTCGGGCCATTTTCCGTGACCCAGTGCTGCTGCCCTGTACCCACACCTTCTGTCGGGAGTGTTTACAGAGCAGTTTGCGGTTTAGCCGCAGGTGTCCTTTGTGCAGGGAGGAGTTTGAGGAAGGCCATGACATCTCCAACCGAGCGCTCAGCAGCGCCTGCGAGACCTTCCTCAAGCATTCGAGCAGGGTGCCGAGCAGGAGACCCGAGGACAGCTGTGAGCTGCACTGTAAGCCGCTGGAGCTCTACTGTGAGAAGGACGAGACGCCCGTCTGTGTGGACTGCGTCACCCAACACAACACTCACAAACTGTGGTCTTTAAAAGAGGGGGCACCCATGTGTAAG AATGAACTTTCCTTCAAAGTAAAAATTTTTGAGAAGAAGGTGGAGTCATACAAGAAAATTACCCATAAACTCAACGACGCAATGGAATATGTCAAG TATcaagctggagaagcagagaAGCGGATCAAGGCAGAGTTTGAGAGGTTGTACAAGGTGCTCATCACAGAGGAAGCTCTGCGGCTAAAAGCCCTGGCTAATGAGGAAGAGCAAAAGGTTGCTGAAATACAGAAACTGATTGAAAACACTAACAAAGACATTGAGGCTCTCAGCAAGCTCGTTGACACTCTGAAGAAAGAGATCGGCAATGAGGATTTGCCCTTCTTACGG AATTtccaacatttaaaaagaaa AGCCCAGTGGACTGATGAAGAACCTTGCCTTTCCGATGACTCTCTTTTGGACATGGGAAAACATGTTGGTGCTTTGAGCTTCCAGATCTGGAAGAACATGCAGTCGCATGTTGAATATT ATCCTGTGGTGTTGAATCCAAACACAGCCTCTCCCTGGCTGTGCTTGAATGGTGACCTGACCAGTGTGAAGGAAAACCCAGAGCGACTGACCACCCCTGACAACCCAGAGCGCTTTGATCCTTGCGTctttgtcttgggtgctgaaGGTTACACCTCTGGAAGACACAGATGGGATGTCATTGTTAATGACATCCCCAAGTGGATTGTGGGAGTATGCAAAGAGTCAGTGGCTCGTAAAAAGAAGTTCACGCTATCAACAAACCGTGGTGTATGGTGCATGGGACTCAGCAAAGGAGTGTATTCTGCCTTAACACCTGAGCGCACGGAGCTGCAGGTGCAGCAGCGTCCAGAAAGGATCCGCATCAAACTGAATATTGACAAAGGAGAGGTGTCGTTTTATAATGGGGGAACAGGGCAGCACCTCGTCACTTTAACCCACCAGTTTAGGGAGAAGTTGTTTCCCATTTTTGGACCTGGGCTCCACACTAAACCAATGATTCTTGCTCCAGGGAAAATTTCTATACACACCTGA